In the Wyeomyia smithii strain HCP4-BCI-WySm-NY-G18 chromosome 2, ASM2978416v1, whole genome shotgun sequence genome, one interval contains:
- the LOC129724768 gene encoding histone H3.3A-like → MARTKQTARKSTGGKAPRKQLATKAARKSAPSTGGVKKPHRYRPGTVALREIRRYQKSTELLIRKLPFQRLVREIAQDFKTDLRFQSAAIAALQEASEAYLVGLFEDTNLCAIHAKRVTIMPKDIQLARRIRGERA, encoded by the coding sequence ATGGCTCGTACCAAGCAGACCGCTCGTAAATCCACCGGAGGAAAGGCTCCCCGTAAGCAGTTGGCAACGAAGGCCGCTCGCAAAAGTGCTCCGTCCACCGGAGGCGTTAAGAAGCCGCATCGCTATCGGCCGGGAACGGTCGCTCTGCGTGAGATTCGTCGCTACCAGAAGTCAACGGAACTGTTGATCCGCAAGCTGCCGTTCCAGCGTTTGGTGCGTGAAATTGCCCAGGACTTCAAGACCGATCTGCGCTTCCAAAGTGCCGCCATTGCTGCACTGCAGGAAGCCAGTGAAGCCTATCTGGTAGGATTATTTGAGGATACCAATCTGTGCGCAATCCACGCCAAACGCGTCACTATTATGCCCAAGGATATCCAGCTGGCTCGACGCATCCGTGGAGAACGCGCCTAA